Proteins from one Shewanella pealeana ATCC 700345 genomic window:
- the rplT gene encoding 50S ribosomal protein L20 has protein sequence MPRVKRGVTARARHKKVLKLAKGYYGARSRTYRVAVQAVTKAGQYAYRDRRQKKRQFRQLWIARINAASRQNGLSYSRFINGLKKASIEIDRKILADIAVFDKVVFATLVEKAKDALAK, from the coding sequence ATGCCTAGAGTTAAGCGTGGTGTAACCGCTCGTGCTCGTCACAAGAAAGTACTTAAATTAGCTAAAGGTTATTATGGCGCTCGTAGCCGTACTTACCGTGTTGCTGTTCAAGCAGTAACTAAAGCTGGTCAATATGCTTACCGTGACCGTCGTCAAAAGAAACGTCAATTCCGTCAACTATGGATTGCACGTATCAATGCGGCATCTCGTCAAAATGGTCTATCTTATAGCCGTTTCATTAATGGTTTGAAAAAAGCATCAATCGAAATCGACCGTAAGATCCTGGCTGACATCGCTGTTTTCGATAAAGTTGTATTTGCAACTTTAGTTGAAAAAGCAAAAGACGCTTTAGCTAAGTAA
- the rpmI gene encoding 50S ribosomal protein L35: protein MPKMKTDKGVQKRFKKTANGFKRKQAHLRHILTKKSTKRKRHLRAKCQVAKSDVPAIARQLPYA from the coding sequence ATGCCTAAAATGAAAACAGACAAGGGTGTACAAAAGCGTTTTAAGAAAACTGCTAACGGTTTTAAGCGCAAACAAGCCCATTTACGTCATATTTTGACCAAGAAGAGCACTAAGCGTAAACGTCACTTACGTGCAAAATGTCAAGTAGCTAAGTCTGATGTGCCAGCAATTGCACGTCAACTACCATACGCTTAA
- the infC gene encoding translation initiation factor IF-3, which yields MKIKKTAGRQAAPNRINELITGVPEVRLNGLDGEQLGILTIKEAQEVADEAGVDLVEISPNAEPPVCRVMDYGKFLFDKAKAQKEQKKKQKIVQVKEIKFRPGTDENDYQVKLRNLTRFLEDGDKAKVTLRFRGREMAHQSLGMDLLNRIKADLEVIAVVESFPKMEGRQAVMVLAPKKK from the coding sequence ATAAAGATCAAGAAAACAGCAGGGCGCCAGGCGGCCCCAAACAGAATTAACGAACTCATCACTGGCGTGCCAGAAGTCCGTCTAAACGGTCTTGATGGTGAGCAGTTAGGCATCTTAACTATTAAAGAAGCACAAGAAGTTGCTGATGAAGCCGGTGTTGATTTAGTAGAAATCAGTCCTAACGCTGAGCCGCCAGTTTGTCGTGTTATGGACTACGGTAAGTTCCTTTTTGACAAAGCAAAAGCTCAAAAAGAACAAAAGAAGAAGCAGAAAATTGTACAGGTGAAGGAAATTAAATTCCGTCCCGGTACAGACGAAAACGATTACCAGGTAAAACTACGCAACCTGACTCGTTTTCTAGAAGACGGCGACAAAGCGAAAGTAACGCTGCGTTTCCGTGGTCGTGAGATGGCTCACCAAAGTTTAGGTATGGATCTTTTGAACCGTATCAAAGCTGATTTGGAAGTTATTGCAGTCGTGGAGTCTTTCCCGAAAATGGAAGGTCGCCAAGCTGTAATGGTTCTTGCGCCGAAAAAGAAATAG
- the thrS gene encoding threonine--tRNA ligase, translated as MPVITLPDGSKREFAHSVSTLDVAADIGPGLAKACIAGRVNGELKDACDLIETDSDLSIITAKDEEGVEILRHSCAHLLGHAIKQLFPETKMAIGPVIDNGFYYDIDLDHKLTQEDIDALEKRMAELAKTNYAVDKRVVSWQEARDTFESRGEVYKMAILDENIPKDSTPALYHHEEYIDMCRGPHVPNMKFCQNFKLMSVAGAYWRGNSDNKMLQRVYGTAWADKKALKVHLNRLEEAAKRDHRKIGKQLDLYHMQEEAPGMVFWHNDGWSLFLELEKFIRQKLGQYTYQEVKGPLMMDRVLWERSGHWDKYSEAMFTTSSENREYAVKPMNCPGHVQIFNQGLKSYRDLPLRMAEFGCCHRNEPSGSLHGLMRVRGFTQDDAHIFCTEEQVQQEVSACIKMVYDTYETFGFNSIVVKLSTRPEKRIGDDEMWDRAEEALKQALKANDIEFEILPGEGAFYGPKIEFTLHDCLDRAWQCGTVQLDYALPGRLGATYVAEDNSRQTPVMIHRAILGSLERFLGILIEEYAGKFPAWLSPVQVVVMNITDKQSDYVDEVVNLFKEHGIRATKDLRNEKIGFKIREHTLRRVPYLLVVGDQEMENKEVAVRTREGVDLGKMQIEEFATKLKNQISLRSLNLLED; from the coding sequence ATGCCTGTAATTACACTTCCTGACGGAAGCAAACGCGAGTTTGCTCACTCTGTTTCTACTTTAGATGTTGCTGCTGACATTGGTCCTGGTCTTGCTAAAGCGTGTATCGCTGGTCGCGTGAACGGTGAACTAAAAGACGCATGTGACCTGATTGAAACCGATTCAGATCTTTCAATCATTACCGCTAAAGATGAAGAGGGTGTTGAAATTCTTCGTCACTCTTGTGCTCACTTGCTAGGTCACGCGATTAAGCAACTGTTCCCTGAAACCAAAATGGCTATCGGTCCGGTTATCGATAATGGTTTCTACTATGACATCGACTTAGATCATAAGTTGACTCAGGAAGACATCGATGCGCTAGAAAAGCGCATGGCTGAACTTGCTAAAACTAATTACGCTGTTGATAAGCGTGTAGTTAGCTGGCAAGAAGCGCGTGATACGTTTGAATCACGTGGTGAAGTTTATAAAATGGCTATTTTGGATGAGAATATTCCAAAAGACTCAACGCCTGCTCTTTATCACCATGAAGAATACATCGACATGTGTCGTGGTCCTCACGTGCCTAACATGAAATTCTGCCAAAACTTCAAATTGATGAGCGTTGCTGGTGCATACTGGCGTGGTAACTCAGACAATAAGATGTTGCAGCGTGTATATGGTACGGCTTGGGCAGACAAGAAAGCGCTTAAAGTCCACCTTAACCGTCTTGAAGAAGCGGCTAAGCGTGACCACCGTAAAATTGGTAAGCAGTTAGATCTGTACCATATGCAAGAAGAAGCACCGGGTATGGTGTTCTGGCATAATGACGGTTGGAGTCTATTCCTAGAACTTGAGAAGTTTATTCGTCAAAAGCTAGGTCAATACACCTATCAAGAGGTGAAGGGGCCATTAATGATGGATCGCGTGTTGTGGGAACGTAGTGGTCACTGGGACAAGTACTCAGAAGCTATGTTCACAACCAGTTCTGAAAACCGTGAATACGCAGTTAAGCCTATGAACTGTCCAGGTCACGTGCAGATCTTTAACCAAGGTCTTAAATCATACCGTGATTTGCCATTACGTATGGCAGAGTTTGGTTGTTGTCACCGTAATGAGCCATCGGGTTCACTACATGGCTTAATGCGCGTACGTGGTTTCACTCAAGATGATGCACATATCTTCTGTACCGAAGAGCAAGTGCAGCAGGAAGTGAGCGCGTGTATCAAGATGGTTTACGATACATACGAAACATTCGGCTTTAACAGCATCGTGGTTAAGCTGTCGACACGCCCAGAAAAACGCATCGGTGATGATGAGATGTGGGATCGAGCTGAAGAGGCGCTTAAGCAAGCTCTTAAAGCAAATGACATCGAATTTGAAATTTTACCGGGCGAAGGCGCGTTTTACGGTCCGAAGATTGAATTTACTTTGCACGACTGTCTAGACAGGGCGTGGCAATGTGGTACAGTGCAGCTCGATTACGCGTTACCTGGTCGTTTAGGTGCAACTTATGTTGCTGAAGATAACAGTCGTCAAACACCTGTTATGATCCACCGTGCGATTCTAGGTTCGTTAGAGCGTTTCTTGGGTATTCTAATTGAAGAATACGCAGGTAAATTCCCAGCTTGGTTGTCACCAGTTCAAGTCGTTGTAATGAATATTACCGATAAACAGTCCGATTATGTGGACGAAGTCGTTAATTTATTCAAAGAACATGGAATTCGTGCAACTAAAGACTTGAGGAATGAGAAGATAGGCTTTAAAATACGCGAACATACCTTAAGGCGTGTGCCTTATCTATTGGTCGTTGGTGACCAAGAGATGGAAAATAAGGAAGTAGCGGTGCGTACCCGTGAAGGCGTTGACTTAGGTAAAATGCAAATCGAAGAATTTGCTACTAAGCTCAAGAACCAGATTTCGCTCCGTAGTCTCAATTTGTTGGAGGATTAG